A section of the Estrella lausannensis genome encodes:
- a CDS encoding acyl-CoA dehydrogenase family protein has product MDKDQIKMAEELFFSEENKPSAAKLLYKGVFDSRAYFPFPDPSPEEKKNSERYIASLKTHLDKHLDPVKIDKEAIIPAETIKKLAEIGLFGISVPKEHGGLGMSQYSYCKAIEEVASRCGSTAILINAHQSIGLKGILLFGNDAQKKRYLPPLAKGEQIAAFSLTEPNAGSDASGIETRAVFDPERKVYRISGRKQWTSNGSIASVLTLMAKTEVTGPKGKEDKVTAFIITPDMKGFKILHPGLEKVGIKGTRTTNLELTDLEVPEENILGPLGGGLKVCLTALDFGRTTFGAMCLGASKYCLERALSWSVERIQFRRPLASFSLVQKKLAEMAALTFALDATTYMTAGLIDQGQEDVMLESAMLKVFASESLWSTLYDTMQIFGGRSFFTDQPFERMMRDARLNMIGEGSNEVLRAFISAVGLREAGAPLKEALSSLTSSPFSSGVILANALKNLMGLSKRPSIPNKIALIEKECAEISRFIPLFSKVCIKSLMKYKEGVIEKQLLLNRLTNVAIALYTSMAVISRIQDGVQDPLYRNPEKVARFYLRWAIDTMRLNLENIDNGEDCLVNDLSATLTGK; this is encoded by the coding sequence ATGGACAAAGATCAAATCAAAATGGCCGAAGAACTATTCTTCTCGGAAGAGAACAAGCCGAGCGCGGCAAAGCTTCTCTATAAAGGAGTGTTTGACAGCCGTGCCTACTTTCCCTTTCCCGATCCCTCTCCCGAAGAAAAAAAGAACTCCGAACGCTATATCGCGAGCCTTAAAACTCATCTCGATAAACACCTCGATCCGGTCAAGATCGACAAAGAGGCGATAATCCCTGCAGAGACAATCAAGAAACTGGCTGAGATCGGACTCTTTGGAATCTCCGTTCCCAAAGAACACGGCGGGCTCGGCATGAGCCAGTACAGTTACTGCAAAGCGATTGAGGAAGTCGCTTCCCGCTGCGGCAGCACCGCCATCTTGATTAACGCCCACCAGAGCATCGGCCTTAAAGGGATCCTTCTGTTCGGCAATGACGCCCAAAAAAAGCGCTACCTTCCCCCGCTCGCCAAGGGAGAGCAGATCGCCGCCTTTTCCCTGACAGAACCCAATGCCGGATCCGACGCTTCCGGGATTGAAACACGCGCTGTCTTCGACCCGGAGCGGAAAGTCTACCGCATCAGTGGCAGGAAGCAGTGGACAAGCAACGGCAGCATCGCCTCGGTATTGACCTTGATGGCAAAGACGGAGGTGACGGGGCCAAAAGGCAAGGAGGATAAAGTCACCGCCTTCATCATCACGCCCGATATGAAAGGGTTTAAAATCTTGCATCCCGGTCTTGAAAAGGTGGGCATCAAAGGGACAAGAACGACAAACCTGGAATTGACAGACCTTGAAGTCCCGGAGGAAAACATTCTAGGACCCCTCGGAGGAGGTCTTAAAGTGTGCCTGACGGCGCTTGATTTCGGGCGAACAACATTTGGTGCGATGTGCCTCGGCGCCTCCAAATACTGCCTTGAAAGGGCCTTGTCATGGAGCGTCGAAAGGATCCAGTTTAGACGTCCCTTGGCCTCGTTCTCGCTGGTGCAAAAAAAACTGGCGGAGATGGCTGCTCTCACCTTTGCCCTCGATGCCACCACCTACATGACAGCGGGACTGATCGATCAAGGTCAGGAGGATGTGATGCTCGAGTCGGCCATGCTGAAAGTTTTTGCCAGCGAATCCCTCTGGAGTACTCTTTATGATACGATGCAGATTTTTGGCGGACGTTCTTTTTTTACCGATCAGCCATTTGAGAGGATGATGCGCGATGCCAGGCTCAATATGATCGGAGAAGGATCCAACGAGGTGCTGCGCGCCTTTATTTCCGCGGTCGGCCTACGGGAGGCCGGTGCCCCGCTTAAAGAGGCTCTTAGCAGTCTGACCTCATCACCGTTTTCCTCCGGTGTTATCCTGGCAAATGCACTTAAAAACCTTATGGGGCTTAGCAAAAGGCCATCGATCCCCAATAAAATCGCCCTGATCGAAAAGGAGTGCGCCGAGATCTCCCGCTTTATCCCCCTTTTCTCCAAGGTTTGCATTAAATCTCTGATGAAATACAAAGAAGGCGTGATCGAGAAGCAACTCCTGCTGAATCGACTGACCAATGTCGCCATTGCCCTCTACACATCAATGGCAGTTATTTCAAGAATCCAAGACGGGGTGCAGGATCCTCTCTACAGAAACCCGGAAAAAGTGGCCCGCTTCTACCTCAGATGGGCAATAGACACCATGCGCCTCAATCTGGAAAACATCGATAACGGCGAAGACTGCTTAGTGAATGACCTCTCCGCAACTCTGACAGGAAAATAG